The genomic segment AAAAAATGTAGGTGAAAATATGGGAAAGACTAAAAGAATGGTTTTACTCAGTATGTTAGTTGCAATAGCATTAGTTATTTATTTAATTGAGGCTCAGATTCCAGTGCTATTTCCAGGAATAAAATTAGGGCTTGCTAATTCTATATCGTTAGTTGCATTAATAATACTAGGGTGGAAAGAAGCATTTTTAATAATGATTTTAAGAACCTTATTAGGTTCTATTTTTGGTGGAAGCATGTCAGCCTTTATGTTTAGCATTGCAGGCGGAGTGCTAAGTAATATAGTAATGGTATTGCTTTAC from the Clostridium sp. CM027 genome contains:
- a CDS encoding Gx transporter family protein, which encodes MGKTKRMVLLSMLVAIALVIYLIEAQIPVLFPGIKLGLANSISLVALIILGWKEAFLIMILRTLLGSIFGGSMSAFMFSIAGGVLSNIVMVLLYKYLKNHLSIPSISVCGSVFHNVGQLLVAAFIINDLRIYVYLPVLLISAIVTGYFIGILSSILKSRLEEILPLK